The sequence TCGGGGTAACAGCAGGCTTTGGTGTGGTAGCTGCGACTGGAGTTGGTGTCGTCGACCCAGGTCCaggtggaggcggaggaggcatAGAACCATTTGGAGGGCCATACTGGAGAACTGGTCGAGCTAGCGGCTGTGGTTGCGATTGAGCTTGCGATTGAGTCACTGGCAGCGGTTTTGAAGCCTGCTGCGGTGGTCGAGGCGGGGGAGCACGCTTGGCTTCCTTGACGACAAACATGGTGGCTTCAACTATATGGGGCTCAATGGTTATGGTAACTGAGCCGACTTTGGTCATGCTATCCTTGGGAGGGTTTTTCGGGTCCTCGTTGACGACGCCCTTGCGCTTATGAGGTTTGGTCCAGAACTTTTCAAAGAGCCCATCGTTGATCCATCGATATCGAGAccgagagagagattctGCGAGGACGCCACTGGATCGAAAATGTCAGCGGAACCGAGCGCAGTGGCTGTTTGGCGCATCACCGTAGACATACCTTTCTAATACAGACTGATACTCTTTGACAGACAGATCGCCAGGCTGCGCGCGTTCTACGGTTGGCAGCGGCTTTCCTGGCTGGAGCGAggtcggcagcggcggcggcggcgttggcTCCTTGACCACAGGctctggaggaggcggaggaggagctggagtgACGGATCGTTCCTCACGAGGCGTCAAATTCCGACGTTTGTTGGCGTTTTCAACGCGGGCCGAAGTCCTCGCGGGGAGCTTCCGCTTCCTCTCCATCGCGTCTCGAGACGGTTTACACGACTGCGACAGGCGAAGATTTGGCGGCGGGTCAGCATCATAGGGACGCCATGCGAATGTCCAGCAAGCGGCCGGCGACGAGGGGGCCCAGCTACCGGCGAGACAATAGCAAGAGCGAGGGCAGCGGGCTGTGACGATGCAGAGTGACGAGAAGCGATAAAATACTGGGCGATGTGCAGTCCGTTCTGGCTGGACCAAATCCTGGAAGCTGCCGTTAATTGGCACTACTAGGGGTGGATTGCAGTGCTGCAGAACTCGatggcacagcagcagcccctgCTGATTGGTCCGCTAAGTGACGGGGCTGGCCGGCGGCGCCATGGGATTGGCGGAGGCTGACGCACCGTCCCCTCCCCACCGTCCAGGTTCACAGTGCTTAATGCACGCCGTAGCCTAACCAGGTACAACGAGTTGCCGCGAGTGCTAGGCTCCTCGGGCCTTGGAGCCTCCTCCGGGAGTGCGGCGAGCGTACATGTATAATTTCTCTCTCCCAACGACCAGCAGGGATTTTCGAGGAAGAATCGGCGCTCAGATCCTATAGCCTTGACAGTGATATGCACATACCTGATTCGGAAAGCAACCAGCTCGAGGCTCGCTTCGAGTCGTACTCCAAGAGCCTCTCTCTGCGCAGGTACCTGCGGTACTGTATGCACTACGAGCAGCCAAAGGTAGATCCTGCTGAGCCTCAACCCTCAGCCGCCAAAGCCCAACGTCTCCTCCAGGTGCACTAAGCTTCAGCACGCACATATGGTACTTTGCATATACAATCTAGCGTGCGTGCGCCGCCCAACATGTCTCAAAGAGCGGCAAATAGCGGGTATCTCATGCTTATAGCCGTGTAACATCGCTTCCAGCCTCCATCGCTGCGGGCGTGGACCAGGATGGGCGaaacaaaaagcaaaggaatgCGGAAAAGAAGGGTTAGAGCAGATCTGATATAAGCGACTATACCGTGCAATCCATTAGGAATAGTCTTGGAATATTATCCTTGCACGAAATGCCACCTGTAAAGCATCAATAGCGTGAGATTTTCAGCGCCCAAGACGCTGCGATGGTCTGTAAATATTCCAAAGTACcagagtacggagtacatccaagaagaaaagggtgTCGAGCCTGCATATCACGAGGCTGGAAATGCGATAGCGCCCACACATTGATTAAACGTATACGACGGCGTGAAGTTGGCATCAGAATTGGCAGCAAAGAGAGGGTGCGCCAACCAGTATGCTGCGTTGCTTTCTGGGAGCAGGCAATTAATTGGTGCTGTCCATTTGCAGCAAAGCAGTAAAAAGCACTTCAGTGGGCTTGCTACAGCAGGACCACAAAAATATATCTCATCAGGCTGTCTCTGGGAATATACCTATTGATCCTATGTGCCTAAACAACGGAGGGTCTTGAGATATGACGATGAGCTGCTTACGAAATCCCCCACTCGCCTAAACTGCTTCAACCACTCAACCACTCGCCCAAGCTTATAGCAGCTACCAACGCCATTCATTCATAGACCCCATACGCAAGGGATGCCCCATTGCGCACCATAGAGATGGGAATTCCTTTACATCCTATTCTTCGAGCATCCATCTGGGTGGCTGCCGCGCCATTGGCGTTCTATGTTGCTCTCCTAGGGCTAGGAGTGGTTCCTTTCTTCCAGAGACAGTAAGTTCTATTGCACATTATTTCCTTGGGTTGCGGCCGTGTCTTACATGCCCATAGTTTCCTGTATGCTCATACCATCAATTCACTATGGTGGTCAGATATTAATGCCCCAGAGGGTTGGGGGTTTGCCAGTCCGTATCCCACCATGCGTCATTACTGGACCGCTATCGCCTCTAACATCTACATGGCGTCTCTTGATAGAAAACCAAGTGACTCCATTTCAGCTACAGACTCCTGATGGAGAGACAATCTACGCTTGGCATATTATGCCACTGCCTCTCTATCTGCAGCACGAAGCCGCAGTTTCAACTCAAAAACTTGGCCTCTGTAATAATTTCACCCAAACCGAATCGTTCCGCTTGCTAGCGAGCGATCCAGAAGCGAGGCTCATCATATCCTGCAAGTATATTCCAAACTCTCCTAATGAATCGATAGAACTTGAACTAATTGTAATTCTACAGTTCATGGGGTAAGCTACTTCTGCCTTTAGACTATGAAATTCAGCTCACATTTACAGAATGCTGGCCACATCGCCCAAAATGAGCGACCAAATAGCTACCATACCTTGACTGATACCTCATCATACCACGTTTTAGCCGTTGACTACCGCGGTTTTGGTCATTCCACAGGCGTTCCCAACGAAAATGGCCTAATTCTAGATGCTGCCACCGTTGTCGATTGGGCAATCAACGTGGCAAAGATTCCTCCAAGCAGAATCGTCTTGCTAGGCCATAGTCTTGGAACCGCCGTTGCCAGTGGTGTCGCCGAACGGTATGCTCTCCAAGGTGTTGAATTTGCAGGCATCGTTCTGGTTGCAGCATTCAGTGACTTGGCCAGTATGCTGAGTGGTTATCGCTTCGGAGGCCTTGTGCCTGCTCTCGGGCCATTTGCGATGTGGCCGGCTTTTCAGCGACTTCTGGAAAGGTACATTGTAGACAAATGGCATTCAGCTAACAGACTTGCAAATATTGTACGCCACACCAGAAGCAGGCTAAGGATTAGCTTGGTACATGCATACAATGATATGGATATCCCGTGGACTGAGGATAATAAGCTATTCCATGCTGCCGCGAGCGAGACGTTAGGGatccttgatgatgatgaattcaACTCTTGGAAAGAGTCGAACACGGTTCGGACCAGTGAGAAATCATTCGTCACCACATGGAAAACAGGTGAAAATATAATCATTCGTCAAGAGCTCTTCCCTTGGGGCGGTAAGTCTTTCTATCTATAAAAATGTTCTTTTCCCGCTTCTAACTATCTATACCGTCAGGGCATAATGAAATTTTGAGCTTTGCGCCTGTTAGCTTGGCAATTATAAGGGCTTTTAACCTCGAAGGCACAGCCTACGATTGATAGGGCTCAAGCGAGAAGATCTATGCACAGAGGCTGAGAATAAGCTTCAAAAAAATCTTTCTTTCCTGGCCCAATTAAGCCCAGAGGGAAAAGGTCTATTAGTGAACAagtgcaaaaaaagaaacgtcCGACGGAGACAGGATTCGAACCTGCGAGGCCGAAACCATATGATTTCTAGTCATACCCATTAACCACTCTGGCACTCCGCCTATTGGATGTTGGATGTATGAAGCGGAGCACAATAGGAATATACACGAAAGTCACGAAagggaggcgaagaagaaaaaattgacAGAATAAGtgaacaaaaaagaaacattcCGACGGAGACAGGATTCGAACCTGCGAGGCCGAAACCATATGATTTCTAGTCATACCCATTAACCACTCTGGCACTCCGCCTTATTGGATGTTGAAATCCTTCGGCGCTATTTCCTACTATACAGCCCTAGAATTATTAGATCAAAGCGCTAATTTTGTTATTCATTTTAGGGTAGGAATGCTATGATTCAGATTGATTCTCAGAATTCTTTCGGCTATTGAGTAGAAAGAGGGCTGAGGGTGAGAATTTTATTGCATTTCTTCGAGACTGTTTACTGTGTTGTAGTACTCTGTATGCTCAGGTTGCATTTGTGTGATTGGCAGTTCGCCACGCTGCAAGCTATGCGATTTGCAATGTTTGGGTAACGGGTCAGCTACTCTTTTCAGTAGCTATTCAGAAGGGATAGCCACCTACTGCCATTTTTTACTGCCGTGAAAGTATGAATAAATACTGAAAAAAGGGAACTGAGTGTGGTTCATGTCATGCAAGGAAAAGGAATTAAACTGAATAAGCCAAAGGTGCCCcaggcagcaacagcactCGTCTGAAACAACCACATGTCATCTCCAGCTCTATCGCCAACCCCACCACAGGTCGCAACCAAACACGGCGATTTGGTTCCTGAACCCCACCACAGCGCATTGCAACCTACAAAAGCACGCGACGCCGCAAGCAACATTAGAAAACGCCACCACAGCACAAATGCCTGCCGAGGAATCTAAACCGGTCGACGAGGTCGTCAATGAGGTCGACGCCGAAATCAAGGCCAAGCAGGCCGCGGCCGAATCTgacggcgaggaggaggatgaagaagtagCTGGTGACGCCTCTGCCGCCGGCGGGGCCTCCGCTGCTgccagcaagaagaagaagaagtccaagaagaagaaggtcaaGGAGGCTCTGACAGGCAAATCCGATGACGCAGAGGCCGATCTGAAGAAGGCCATCGGTGGCCTcacgccgcagcagctgcaagagctGTTGGCG comes from Trichoderma asperellum chromosome 3, complete sequence and encodes:
- a CDS encoding uncharacterized protein (TransMembrane:1 (i12-35o)~MEROPS:MER0033244), which codes for MGIPLHPILRASIWVAAAPLAFYVALLGLGVVPFFQRHFLYAHTINSLWWSDINAPEGWGFAKNQVTPFQLQTPDGETIYAWHIMPLPLYLQHEAAVSTQKLGLCNNFTQTESFRLLASDPEARLIISFHGNAGHIAQNERPNSYHTLTDTSSYHVLAVDYRGFGHSTGVPNENGLILDAATVVDWAINVAKIPPSRIVLLGHSLGTAVASGVAERYALQGVEFAGIVLVAAFSDLASMLSGYRFGGLVPALGPFAMWPAFQRLLERYIVDKWHSANRLANIVRHTRSRLRISLVHAYNDMDIPWTEDNKLFHAAASETLGILDDDEFNSWKESNTVRTSEKSFVTTWKTGENIIIRQELFPWGGHNEILSFAPVSLAIIRAFNLEGTAYD